One window from the genome of Deinococcus malanensis encodes:
- a CDS encoding STAS domain-containing protein, which yields MRHGIEASMDRIPILQLGENLLVSIQVDMHDQLALTLQDDLATMIVNKGARGVLIDISALDLVDSFIGRVLGNIAATARVLDARTVIVGMRPAVAITLVELGVTWQHMRSALNIELGMALLRADMEDASTALTDTHRAG from the coding sequence GTGCGTCACGGAATTGAGGCCAGTATGGACCGCATTCCAATCCTGCAGTTGGGCGAAAATCTGCTTGTCAGCATTCAGGTCGACATGCATGATCAGCTGGCCCTGACCCTGCAAGACGACCTGGCCACCATGATTGTCAACAAGGGCGCGCGTGGCGTACTGATCGACATCTCCGCGCTTGATCTGGTGGATTCCTTCATCGGTCGTGTCCTGGGGAATATTGCTGCCACCGCACGCGTGCTGGACGCGCGGACGGTCATTGTGGGCATGCGTCCGGCCGTGGCCATCACGCTCGTTGAACTGGGCGTGACGTGGCAGCACATGCGCTCAGCACTGAACATCGAACTTGGCATGGCTCTGCTGCGTGCAGATATGGAAGACGCCTCAACCGCCCTGACCGATACCCACCGTGCCGGGTGA
- a CDS encoding anti-sigma regulatory factor: MPGDIWPLQTESDVVRVRQAVRALAVELGFSLVDQTKVVTAASELARNTLVHGRGGQMLLERITVPRRGLRMVFEDHGPGIPDLPLALSDGYTTGGGLGLGLSGSKRLMNDFQIDTRVGEGTRITTTKWK; this comes from the coding sequence GTGCCGGGTGACATCTGGCCACTGCAGACGGAGTCGGACGTGGTGCGGGTCCGGCAGGCGGTCCGTGCGCTCGCCGTAGAGTTGGGTTTCAGCCTGGTTGATCAGACCAAGGTGGTCACAGCTGCTTCCGAGCTGGCACGCAATACGCTCGTTCACGGGAGGGGTGGCCAAATGCTGCTCGAACGCATCACGGTGCCCCGCCGCGGCCTGCGGATGGTGTTTGAGGATCATGGACCCGGCATACCGGATCTGCCCCTCGCCCTGAGTGACGGATACACCACGGGCGGTGGCCTAGGGCTCGGCCTGAGCGGTTCGAAAAGGCTTATGAACGACTTTCAGATCGACACCCGCGTGGGTGAGGGTACCCGAATCACCACCACAAAATGGAAGTAG